GCGCGGGCAGCCGCCCGCCCCGACAAGGTCGTCGAGTACGTGGACGCCATGGCGTCGGCGGGGGTGCCCGCCGAGCGGTTGGCCGAGGCGCTCATCGTCCTGGCCGGCGACCGGGCCGACCGGGGGGACCTCGACGGCGCGATGCGGGCGCTCGAGCGCGCCGACCTCCAGCCCGCCGAGGTCCGCCCACACCATGTGCGGCTCTGGTACGTCGCCGCGGATCTCGCCGCACGCCACGGCGACGAGGACGCCGCCGTCGACTACCTCCAGGCCATCGACGCGGTCGAGCCCGGCTACCTCGACGTGGAGGACCGCCTGAGGGCCCTCGGGGGCTGAGCACCCGCGGCCGGGCCCGGGGATGCGGCCGCTACCGTGCGGTCAGGCCCTCCGCCCGCTGCTGGAAGTAGCGCACGAGCCCCATCGCGTTCGAGCGCACCCCGGTCAGCAGGGCCACCCTGCCGGCGGCCTCCGGGTCCTGCTCGGCCGAGACGGTGAGCTCGTCGGCGAACCGGCGCCCGAGCGTCTCCGCGACGTGGTCGAGCTCGCTGTGGTCCCCGCGCCCGGCGACCTCCGCGTAGGCGGCCTCGGCCGTCGCCGCCCAGAGCGTCAGTCGCTCGGCGGCTTCGTCGAGCGCCTGCAGCGGCGGGTCGACCGCGCCGTAGTGGGCGAGGTACACCGCCGCCGGCTGGAGCCTGCGGTACCGCTCGAGGGTGCGATGGGCGAGGACGAGGTCGAAGTCGGGTGGGGGAGTGGCGGGGCGGATCACCGCCATGCCCGGCATCTTCACGCCCACGGAGTCGCCGACGAAGAGCGCCCCGGTGTCGCTGTCGAAGGCCGCGATGTGGTGCTTGGCGTGCCCGGGCGTGTAGAGCAGGTCGAGCCGACGGCCGCCCCCCAGATCGAGGACGTCACAATCGGCCACGCCACGCACCCGCGTCCCCTCCACGGGGGTGCAGTCCCCGTAGACGGTGTCCATGACCTCCCCGTAGACCCGGCGTGAGCTTGCGTTCAACCGTGTCGGGTCGACGAGGTGGCGGGCGCCGACCTCGCTGACGACGATCGTCGCGCTCGGGAACGCCTTCGCGATGTCGCCCGCGCCGCCGGCGTGGTCGAGGTGGATGTGGCTGCACACGAGATGGGCGAGGTCGCCGCCGTCCATGCCGAGGCCGTGCAGCGCGTCGATGACGTTGCCGACGGACAGGGCCGGGCCGCACTCGACGAGGGTCGGCCGGGGGGCGTCGATGAGGTAGCCGGCCGTCACCCGGGACATCCCCGCCGTGCGGGTGTCGACCGCCCGCAGACCGTTCGGCAGCTCCTCGACGCTCATGTCGGTCTCGCCTCGACTAGGGGGATACGGGGTCGCGGTCGCTGCCGTGCCCGGGTTCGCCCACGCGGCCGGCAGCCGCGGTGGCCTGCCCGTCGGCTTCCTCGCCCGGGGCGGGCGCCGGCCCGGTGGGGGACGCCTCCTCGCCGGGGATCACCGGCAGCGGGACCTCGGCGAGCTCGGAGATGAGCTCATGGCGGCGCACGTAGGTCGACAGGAGAGCCTTGGTGATCGCCGCGGCCGGCAGGGCGAGCAGGGCGCCGACCGCGCCGAGCAGTGTCGCGCCGACGAGGACGGAGACGAAAGCCACCGCGGGGTGCAGGTCCATGGTGTGCGCCTGGACCTTCGGGGCGAGGACGTAGTTCTCGACCTGCTGGTAGATGGTGAGGAAGATGAGCACCCAGAGGGCCTGGACGGGCTCGTGAACGGCGGCGACCACGAGGAGCAGGATCCCCCCGAGGTAGACGCCCACGAGCGGAACGAAAGCGGTCATCGCCCCCATCCACAGGCCGAGCGGCAACGCGAACGGCACGCCGACGAGGAGCAGGAACACCGTGTGGGCGGCGGCCGAGGCGAAGCCGATGAACAGCCGTGAGTAGATGTAGCCGCCGGTCTTGGCCACCGCGAGCTCCCAGATCGCGAGCATCTCGCGCTGGCGCGCGGGTGGCAGGGGCCGAGCGAGGGTCTGGCGCAGGCGCGGGCCGTCGGCCACGAGGTAGAAGGTTATGAACCCGACCGCCAAGGCGCGGACGAGCACGCCGGCCGCGGTCGCCCCGATGTTCACGACGTTGCCGGCCGCCCCGAGCGCCACCTCCCCTGCCCGGTCACCGAGCTCGTTGGACCACTCGAGGACCTGGCGCCGCAGCTCCGGGCTGGCCTCGAGGTCGACGTTGAACGGGAGACGGGCCATGAGCTGGTTCAGCTCGCTGATCGACTGCGGGATGCTCCGCACGAGGCCGGTGACCTGGTCGACGATGAGCGGGACCATCGCCGCGACCGTGCCGACGGTGCCGATGGCCACAGCCAGGAACACCGCCGCCGTGGCCAGCCCGCGCCGCCACCCCCGCCGGGCGAGGAACTGGACGGCCGGCTC
The Egibacteraceae bacterium genome window above contains:
- a CDS encoding MBL fold metallo-hydrolase, with product MSVEELPNGLRAVDTRTAGMSRVTAGYLIDAPRPTLVECGPALSVGNVIDALHGLGMDGGDLAHLVCSHIHLDHAGGAGDIAKAFPSATIVVSEVGARHLVDPTRLNASSRRVYGEVMDTVYGDCTPVEGTRVRGVADCDVLDLGGGRRLDLLYTPGHAKHHIAAFDSDTGALFVGDSVGVKMPGMAVIRPATPPPDFDLVLAHRTLERYRRLQPAAVYLAHYGAVDPPLQALDEAAERLTLWAATAEAAYAEVAGRGDHSELDHVAETLGRRFADELTVSAEQDPEAAGRVALLTGVRSNAMGLVRYFQQRAEGLTAR
- a CDS encoding AI-2E family transporter, whose translation is MHDPGGPVTGQAGHGPAAGGPDPRPGRDGRFEPWLTPGRLASLAAVLIAAYLTFVMVAALRGVLVMLLVALFLSFAMEPAVQFLARRGWRRGLATAAVFLAVAIGTVGTVAAMVPLIVDQVTGLVRSIPQSISELNQLMARLPFNVDLEASPELRRQVLEWSNELGDRAGEVALGAAGNVVNIGATAAGVLVRALAVGFITFYLVADGPRLRQTLARPLPPARQREMLAIWELAVAKTGGYIYSRLFIGFASAAAHTVFLLLVGVPFALPLGLWMGAMTAFVPLVGVYLGGILLLVVAAVHEPVQALWVLIFLTIYQQVENYVLAPKVQAHTMDLHPAVAFVSVLVGATLLGAVGALLALPAAAITKALLSTYVRRHELISELAEVPLPVIPGEEASPTGPAPAPGEEADGQATAAAGRVGEPGHGSDRDPVSP